From Lonchura striata isolate bLonStr1 chromosome 3, bLonStr1.mat, whole genome shotgun sequence, one genomic window encodes:
- the ZFP36L2 gene encoding mRNA decay activator protein ZFP36L2 produces MSTTLLSAFYDIDFLCKTEKSLTNLSSMLDKKAVGTPVTPPSSSFAPGFLRRHSTSNLTALAGGSKFPSPTGSSSSSTSSSSSSSSSSSSFGNLKETGSGGGGGSSSPTALLNKENKFRDRSFSENGERSQHLMQQLQQQQQAAGKGSGSGGGGGAPINSTRYKTELCRPFEESGACKYGEKCQFAHGFHELRSLTRHPKYKTELCRTFHTIGFCPYGPRCHFIHNADERRPAPGGGTAAPPPAAAAGPHHHPHHAAPHPAGSTGDLRAFAPREHPLGGGGFGHPRGGGERPKLHHSLSFSGFSAHHHHHHPPHPHGTAPPPPPPGGRLDAALLESPGGSRTPPPPASASYCEELLSPPCANNAFAFSGQELGSLIAPLALHTQNFAAAAAAAAAAAAYYRCQQQPPPGGACPPPPASPPFSFQPLRRLSESPVFDAPPSPPDSLSDRESYLSGSLSSGSLSGSESPSLDSGRRLPIFSRLSISDD; encoded by the exons ATGTCGACGACACTTTTATCCGCCTTCTACGACATTGACTTCTTGTGCAAG ACGGAGAAGTCCCTGACCAACCTCAGCAGCATGCTGGACAAGAAAGCCGTGGGTACCCCGGTGacccctcccagctccagcttcGCGCCGGGCTTCCTGCGGCGGCACTCGACCAGCAACCTGACGGCGCTGGCCGGCGGCTCCAAGTTCCCCAGCCCTACCGGCTCCAGCTCTTCTTCCACatcctcctcgtcgtcgtcgtcctcctcctcctcctcgttcggCAATCTGAAGGAGACGGGCtccggcggaggcggcggcagcagcagccccacggCCCTGCTCAACAAGGAAAACAAGTTCCGGGACCGCTCCTTCAGCGAGAACGGCGAGCGTAGCCAGCACCTCATGCAGCAGcttcaacagcagcagcaggcggCCGGCAAGGGGAGCGgctccggcggcggcggcggggcccccATCAACTCGACGCGCTACAAGACGGAGCTGTGCCGCCCCTTCGAGGAGAGCGGCGCCTGCAAGTACGGCGAGAAGTGCCAGTTCGCTCACGGCTTCCACGAGCTGCGCAGCCTCACCCGCCACCCCAAGTACAAGACCGAGCTGTGCCGCACCTTCCACACCATCGGGTTCTGCCCCTACGGCCCGCGCTGCCACTTCATCCACAACGCCGACGAGCGCCGCCCGGCGCCCGGCGGAGGCACGgccgcccccccgcccgccgccgcggccgggccgcACCACCACCCGCACCACGCGGCCCCGCACCCCGCCGGCAGCACCGGCGACCTCCGCGCCTTCGCCCCCCGCGAGCACCCGCTGGGCGGCGGCGGCTTCGGGCACccgcgcggcggcggcgagcgGCCCAAGCTGCACCACAGCCTGAGCTTCTCCGGCTTCTCcgcccaccaccaccaccatcacccCCCGCACCCCCACGGcaccgccccgccgccgccgccgcccggcggCCGCCTGGACGCCGCCCTGCTGGAGAGCCCCGGCGGTTCGCGcacgccgccgccgcccgcctcTGCCTCCTACTGCGAGGAGCTGCTCTCGCCGCCCTGCGCCAACAACGCTTTCGCCTTCtcggggcaggagctgggcagccTCATCGCCCCCCTCGCCCTCCACACCCAGAActtcgccgccgccgccgccgcggccgcggccgccgccgcctaTTAccgctgccagcagcagccgccGCCCGGCGGGGcctgcccgccgccccccgcctcGCCGCccttcagcttccagcccctcCGCCGCCTCTCCGAGTCGCCCGTCTTCGACGCGCCGCCCAGCCCGCCGGACTCGCTCTCCGACCGGGAGAGTTACCTGAGCGGCTCCCTCAGCTCCGGCTCCCTCAGCGGCTCCGAGTCGCCCAGCCTGGACTCGGGCCGCCGCCTGCCCATCTTCAGCCGCCTCTCCATCTCCGACGACTGA